The proteins below come from a single Fastidiosipila sanguinis genomic window:
- a CDS encoding helix-turn-helix domain-containing protein: MKTLGNKISTLRKERGLTQSALAEKLNISAQAISKWETDQAAPDISLLAPLAKILDTSIDYLLNEDAEEPETIFVPEPSERDYSKLILKIRVIDEDDKVNINVPFLLVKQMLATGSNSFSNLTMGGTNIELMNEDFEKIVELIESGVLGKIVSISTQDGTSVEIYVE, encoded by the coding sequence ATGAAAACTTTAGGTAATAAAATTTCAACTTTAAGAAAAGAACGGGGTTTAACACAAAGTGCTCTAGCAGAAAAACTTAATATCTCTGCTCAAGCTATCTCTAAGTGGGAAACAGATCAGGCCGCGCCAGATATTAGTCTATTAGCTCCTCTCGCAAAAATTCTAGATACTTCAATAGATTATCTACTAAATGAAGATGCCGAAGAGCCTGAAACTATTTTTGTACCTGAACCAAGCGAAAGAGATTATAGTAAACTGATATTAAAAATAAGAGTTATTGATGAAGATGATAAAGTTAATATTAATGTACCATTTTTATTGGTTAAACAGATGCTAGCCACTGGATCTAACAGCTTCTCAAACTTAACTATGGGTGGTACAAATATTGAACTAATGAATGAAGATTTTGAGAAAATTGTAGAACTTATCGAGAGTGGAGTTCTAGGAAAAATTGTTTCTATCAGCACACAAGATGGTACAAGTGTAGAAATTTATGTTGAATAA
- a CDS encoding DUF3810 domain-containing protein yields the protein MSNISIKRFNKSKVWKIACLILIAFILLLRFCFRNNSTAAEFYIRNIYPTITTIWRASNNIISFSISEIFVLLLPLLLMVLIVLSVIYLFRAESKKDFLIKYFKELASISLALVTFFISTFFLNFGLAYHRKSLADNLGYEVRAINVEQLARTTEVLVDELNAIATSVTRDDNDQFISDIELEELLKTVHLEYKNLAKLSDNDFLRNYLYHGAVRVKPVMLSHYWSYTSTTGMFIPFWMESNVNIDISPDELIFTALHEIAHSYGFARENEANFLAFLVGRSSESINIRYSALLSGFVYLSNALYTANYDLHQDVYSNLNEKVKSDLNRRNVYWKQFQGTVKKISNKANDIYLKSNAQESGIKSYGEVVDLIVAFYDKLEHEN from the coding sequence ATGAGTAATATAAGCATTAAACGTTTTAACAAAAGTAAAGTTTGGAAAATAGCTTGTTTAATACTTATTGCTTTTATTTTGTTGTTAAGATTTTGTTTTAGAAATAATTCTACTGCAGCTGAATTTTATATTAGAAATATTTATCCTACAATCACAACAATCTGGAGAGCGAGTAATAACATTATCTCTTTTTCTATTAGTGAAATTTTCGTCTTGCTATTACCTCTACTTCTAATGGTTTTAATTGTTTTAAGTGTGATTTACTTATTTAGAGCAGAAAGTAAGAAAGATTTTTTAATCAAATATTTTAAAGAATTAGCATCTATATCTTTGGCTTTAGTGACTTTTTTTATTAGTACATTTTTCTTGAATTTCGGACTTGCTTATCATAGAAAAAGTCTAGCAGACAACCTAGGCTATGAAGTGAGAGCGATAAATGTAGAGCAATTGGCTAGAACGACAGAAGTTCTGGTGGATGAGCTTAATGCAATAGCTACAAGTGTTACTAGAGATGATAATGATCAATTTATTTCAGACATAGAGCTCGAAGAATTACTAAAAACTGTTCATTTAGAGTATAAAAATCTTGCAAAGTTAAGTGACAATGATTTTCTGCGAAATTATCTTTATCATGGAGCAGTTAGAGTGAAGCCAGTAATGCTCTCACACTATTGGTCATATACCAGTACTACAGGAATGTTTATACCTTTTTGGATGGAGTCGAATGTTAATATTGATATAAGTCCGGATGAATTGATTTTTACAGCTCTTCATGAAATAGCTCATAGCTATGGTTTTGCTAGGGAGAATGAAGCTAATTTTCTGGCATTTCTTGTAGGTAGATCGAGTGAATCTATAAATATTAGATATTCTGCATTGCTAAGTGGTTTTGTGTATCTAAGCAATGCTTTATACACGGCTAACTATGATTTGCATCAAGATGTTTATAGCAATTTAAATGAAAAAGTAAAAAGTGACCTTAATAGGAGAAATGTTTATTGGAAACAGTTTCAAGGGACCGTTAAGAAAATAAGTAATAAAGCAAATGATATCTATTTAAAATCAAATGCCCAGGAGTCAGGAATCAAAAGTTATGGTGAAGTTGTGGACTTAATTGTTGCATTTTATGACAAACTAGAACATGAGAATTAA
- the ppk1 gene encoding polyphosphate kinase 1, whose protein sequence is MTRYLDKQEKVEKEKDIIYPGHERFINREISWLDFNERILYEASDPMTPLLERLSFLSITQTNQDEFVSVRVAGLKEQVKNDDYSRDIAGMTAHEQLKALSKRMHNFVKGQYKTYNKHLIPSLEDENIFIQNFKNLATEQREFVYKFFKNKLYPILTPMAVDQGRPFPLLPNESQNIAVLLETEDYNEEDGGEQVQFATVQVPVGISRLLKLPNKQFAEERGLDARETHCYILLEDIIYHYIDELFSGYKILAKLNYRIIRNADMSIDEAETSDLLEEIQKKLYQRQWGEVIRLEIRSDFDISLRILAMLQDFMEIKQDDIYQIPGPLDLAFLGKLSRSPELDYKSHLHYPPYKPQKAAMLAGDDLSDIFSKIREKDVFLSLPYEKFDPVLEFVKQAARDPKVLAIKQTLYRVSSNSPIIHYLEEAVKNGKQVLVLLELKARFDEGNNIEWAKKLERAGAHVIYGLVGLKTHSKITMVVREEEDGIRRYVHLGTGNYNDSTAKIYTDTGLFTAADAYGSDATEFFNMISGYSEPNGFKKLLVAPRYLRSSFYDLIDREIINAKTGKTAWIIAKMNSLVDEGIIKKLHEANAAGVKIQLIVRGICCLKTGIPGVSDNIQVKSIVGKYLEHSRIYVFANADDPEYFMGSADWMDRNLDRRVEIIFPVEAEAVKDRVKEIIDLQLNDTERSFIMQADGSYEKFRSKDNPVDSQAVQQVLAIERSGESENDKLIEPLKVAENPDLDADLQEYSYSSFAEEFKSEIGEIDD, encoded by the coding sequence ATGACTAGATATTTAGATAAGCAAGAAAAAGTTGAGAAAGAAAAAGACATTATTTATCCAGGGCATGAAAGGTTTATTAATAGAGAAATCAGCTGGTTAGATTTTAATGAGAGAATCTTGTATGAAGCTAGTGATCCCATGACTCCATTACTAGAAAGATTAAGTTTCTTGTCTATTACTCAAACTAATCAAGATGAATTTGTCAGTGTTCGTGTTGCAGGGTTAAAAGAACAAGTGAAAAATGATGATTATTCACGTGATATTGCAGGTATGACTGCACATGAGCAATTAAAAGCTCTTAGCAAAAGAATGCATAACTTTGTAAAAGGGCAATATAAAACATATAACAAACATCTTATACCTTCATTGGAAGATGAAAATATTTTTATTCAGAATTTTAAAAATTTAGCTACTGAACAAAGAGAGTTTGTGTATAAATTTTTCAAGAATAAACTTTATCCAATTCTCACTCCAATGGCGGTGGATCAAGGAAGACCTTTCCCATTGTTGCCTAATGAAAGTCAAAATATTGCTGTTCTGCTTGAGACTGAAGACTACAACGAGGAAGATGGTGGAGAGCAAGTTCAATTTGCTACAGTTCAAGTCCCTGTAGGTATTAGCAGATTGCTTAAATTACCGAATAAACAATTTGCAGAAGAACGTGGGTTGGATGCTAGAGAAACTCATTGTTATATTCTATTAGAGGATATAATTTATCATTATATTGATGAGCTATTTTCAGGTTATAAAATTTTAGCAAAATTAAATTATAGAATTATCAGAAATGCTGATATGTCAATTGATGAAGCTGAAACTTCTGACTTGCTTGAAGAAATTCAGAAAAAACTATATCAGAGACAGTGGGGAGAAGTTATTAGATTAGAGATCAGAAGCGATTTTGATATTAGTTTAAGAATTCTTGCAATGCTACAGGATTTTATGGAAATTAAGCAAGATGATATCTATCAAATTCCAGGACCACTTGATTTAGCTTTCTTAGGTAAATTAAGTCGAAGTCCAGAGCTGGATTATAAATCACATCTTCATTATCCGCCATATAAACCTCAAAAAGCAGCCATGCTTGCAGGGGATGATCTGAGTGATATTTTCTCAAAGATAAGAGAAAAAGATGTTTTTCTAAGCTTACCTTATGAAAAATTCGATCCAGTTCTAGAGTTTGTTAAACAAGCAGCTAGAGATCCAAAAGTTCTTGCAATTAAGCAGACCTTGTATAGGGTAAGTAGTAATTCGCCTATTATTCATTATTTGGAGGAAGCTGTTAAAAATGGTAAGCAAGTTCTTGTTTTGCTTGAACTTAAAGCTCGTTTTGATGAAGGAAATAATATTGAATGGGCAAAGAAATTAGAAAGAGCAGGAGCACACGTAATCTATGGTTTAGTGGGATTAAAGACTCATAGTAAAATTACCATGGTTGTACGTGAAGAGGAAGATGGCATTCGCAGATATGTTCACTTAGGAACCGGTAACTATAATGACTCTACTGCTAAGATTTATACAGATACAGGTTTATTCACAGCGGCTGATGCTTATGGTAGCGATGCAACTGAGTTCTTTAATATGATCTCAGGATACTCTGAGCCAAATGGTTTCAAGAAATTATTAGTTGCTCCTAGATATTTACGCTCTAGTTTCTATGACTTAATAGATAGAGAAATTATTAATGCAAAAACAGGAAAAACTGCTTGGATAATTGCAAAGATGAACTCTCTAGTCGATGAAGGTATTATTAAGAAATTACATGAAGCAAATGCAGCTGGGGTTAAAATTCAACTTATAGTTAGAGGAATCTGCTGTCTGAAGACTGGTATTCCAGGAGTATCTGATAATATTCAAGTTAAATCTATAGTTGGTAAGTATCTTGAGCATAGTAGAATATATGTTTTTGCAAATGCTGACGATCCAGAATATTTCATGGGAAGTGCTGACTGGATGGATAGAAACTTAGATAGAAGGGTTGAGATAATCTTCCCAGTAGAGGCCGAAGCAGTTAAGGATAGGGTAAAAGAGATAATCGATCTACAACTAAACGATACTGAACGCTCATTTATAATGCAAGCAGATGGAAGTTATGAGAAGTTTAGATCTAAAGATAATCCTGTTGATAGTCAAGCTGTTCAACAAGTTTTAGCGATTGAAAGATCTGGAGAGAGTGAAAATGACAAATTGATTGAGCCATTGAAAGTAGCAGAAAATCCAGATTTAGATGCTGACTTGCAAGAGTATAGTTACAGTTCTTTCGCAGAAGAGTTCAAATCAGAAATTGGCGAAATTGATGATTAA